The Choloepus didactylus isolate mChoDid1 chromosome 7, mChoDid1.pri, whole genome shotgun sequence genome segment tctcagccactgaaactatttcgtctcattttgcatcccccttttggtcaagaagatactctcagtcccacgatgccgggtccacattcatccccgggagtcatactctgcgttgccagggagatttacacccctaggagtcgggtcccacgtaggggggagggcagcgagttcacctgtcgagatggctcagtcagagagagagagggccacatctgagcaacaaagaggtactcagggggagactcttaggcaccattacatacaactttagactctcctttgtggtaatgagcttcataagggcaagtcccatgcttgagggctcagcacatcaagatGGTATTTTTAACAGTGACTTATCACATCTGCTaatttcatttcctctctttgtTACAGATTGATGTTCTCAAGGCTGATCTGGAAAGTGCAGAatggaaaattttggaaaatcttATTCTAGAAGATGTCCTTGAACAAATTGGACAGCTTGTCTTTGAGATCCATCTCCACTGGCCTGGATTTGAGGTCAGTGGCAGTGACAGCAGTGTTGTGCGCTTCTGGTACAGCCTTCTTAAAGAGTTGGAACTAAAGGATTTCAGGCTTTTTCACAGTTACAAAGACTTATCTAAACCCCAGCTATTCCTGAAGAAAGACATTTTCAATGCAAGTAGCTGTTATACTCTGAGTTGGGTGAACATGAGATGGAAACAGGATACAGGGACCACGTCAAGAACCCAAGGAAGTATTTACTGAGTGGTGCATGCCTGCGCTTCCAATTGTCTGCTCACCTATCCGGTCTCCCACTAGACTGTTATTTTTGCCAGCCAGGGACTGTGTTATCATCTCTGTAGTGCATGTAGAcctgtgcctggcatgtggtcAGGGcacagtaaatacttgttgaaaggATGAACATAGGAATTGCCATGGAGTCAACTCCTATTCACCCAGACCCAGGCTCTTTGCCTTTTTACCTTTGACAGAGTGGGAAGGCTTGTCCTCCTCCACTTTAACTTGGAAGGTAGTCCCCCCACTCAGCCCAGTTTTTCCTAAAActtattacatatttataaacCCTGAATTCAccaacattaaaaattattaagaattatgAAAAAACAACTAGATTCTCAGATACAAATTCTTAGATGCAACAGATTCTTGAGTCTATTGCCTACTGTTTACAATAAGGCTTACTTTCATTTGGCTTTGACTCACCTATTTCAAGGCTTATCTGTGCTCACCTTGTCAGTAGTATCCTCTGTAACATTGTGGATTTCCATCCTTTTTCATTAGCCTTTGCTGAAGCCCATGTTGTGGCTTTATAAGAACCACTAGTTCTGGCTTCTGGGAACTCACACACCCCAAATCCTGCTTTTGAATTTTAAAGACTAGACTATCAAGAGCTTCAAGTCAAGATACTTTTCCTACTTGGCCATAAATCCCTTTCTGTTCCTATGAAACTAAGCACAAAGATTTTTGGGGTCTTATTATTGCCTCCTCTGAATTCAATCCTGATTTCTCAACCAGACCTGCCTATGctgttaaatcttttttttttccccttttaaataCATTATCAAAAATGTTGAGTTTTCCTTTACCATCAGTTGCCATCAGTGAAAAGCTTCTGACCTAAGGACCACAGTCTCTCTTTCCTGGATGGTTATACAATGT includes the following:
- the METTL24 gene encoding methyltransferase-like protein 24 isoform X3 — encoded protein: MSTDSLGTGSGPAKKPWSVCLDDRFGLAHQIRKKQCRLYSLGLGSDDTHFEIRMANDGCEVHRFDPSVKSAHALESQRLWFHRLSVDWRDPHPAAAAQKPHSSTRKLGTILNEFGHHKIDVLKADLESAEWKILENLILEDVLEQIGQLVFEIHLHWPGFEVSGSDSSVVRFWYSLLKELELKDFRLFHSYKDLSKPQLFLKKDIFNASSCYTLSWVNMRWKQDTGTTSRTQGSIY